In one Culex quinquefasciatus strain JHB chromosome 2, VPISU_Cqui_1.0_pri_paternal, whole genome shotgun sequence genomic region, the following are encoded:
- the LOC6046706 gene encoding larval cuticle protein A2B — MTCKFIILAALAATVSAQYYHHSAEEDHHAPAEYKFEYSVHDDHTGDIKSQQEERHGDSVKGQYSLIDADGYRRVVDYSSDKHTGFNAVVRREPIKGHHVVVAAPKKIVQYVKPALVHHVQPVQHVEYHHHVAPQVHHVQPVIATSYTSHQAQSHTSFKSGKIVYQY; from the exons ATGACTTGCAAA TTCATCATTCTGGCCGCCCTGGCAGCAACCGTTAGCGCCCAATACTACCACCATTCTGCCGAAGAAGACCACCACGCACCAGCGGAGTACAAGTTCGAGTACTCCGTCCACGATGACCACACCGGAGATATCAAGAGCCAGCAGGAGGAACGCCACGGAGACAGCGTTAAGGGACAGTACAGCCTGATCGATGCCGATGGCTACCGTCGCGTTGTGGACTACTCCTCGGACAAGCACACTGGATTCAACGCCGTCGTCCGCCGGGAACCGATTAAGGGCCACCACGTGGTTGTGGCTGCCCCGAAGAAGATTGTGCAGTACGTCAAGCCAGCGCTGGTGCACCATGTTCAGCCGGTGCAGCACGTCGAGTACCACCACCACGTGGCACCACAGGTTCACCATGTGCAGCCGGTGATTGCCACCTCCTACACGAGCCATCAGGCGCAGTCGCACACCAGCTTCAAAAGCGGAAAGATTGTTTACCAGTATTAA
- the LOC6046707 gene encoding larval cuticle protein A2B, with the protein MAFKFFLLSALIAVASAGLLPVAVKHVEYADAPAEYQFSYSVHDDHTGDIKSQQEERHGDDVKGQYTLIDADGYRRVVDYTADEHNGFNAVVRREPLTQKVVKAVLPVAKVVAPVQHYVAAPVVHKVALPVAKVAYPANLATVSFSAPSLNYHY; encoded by the exons atggcTTTCAAG TTCTTCCTCCTGTCTGCCCTGATTGCCGTGGCCAGCGCTGGTCTGCTGCCGGTTGCCGTCAAGCACGTGGAATACGCCGATGCCCCCGCCGAGTACCAGTTCTCGTACTCCGTCCACGATGACCACACCGGAGACATCAAGAGCCAACAGGAGGAGCGTCACGGAGATGACGTCAAGGGACAGTACACCCTGATCGATGCCGATGGTTACCGTCGCGTTGTGGACTACACCGCCGATGAGCACAACGGATTCAACGCCGTCGTCCGCCGTGAACCGCTGACCCAGAAGGTCGTCAAGGCCGTCCTCCCGGTGGCCAAGGTTGTTGCCCCAGTCCAGCACTACGTTGCGGCCCCGGTGGTCCACAAGGTTGCTCTGCCAGTGGCCAAGGTTGCCTACCCCGCCAACCTGGCCACTGTGAGCTTCTCCGCCCCGAGCCTGAACTACCACTACTAA
- the LOC6046711 gene encoding larval cuticle protein A2B translates to MSLKVTIVLLAFIGAIAAQHYYQQGNQQGHHEEEHYAPAHYEYAYDVHDDHTGDVHGQKESCKDHTTQGEYYLIDADGHKRTVTYHVDGKSGFIAQVHREPIKGYQAPQPQVHKVLAVPVQKAYYHH, encoded by the coding sequence GTCACCATCGTTCTCCTGGCTTTCATTGGCGCCATCGCTGCCCAGCATTACTACCAGCAGGGTAATCAACAGGGTCATCATGAAGAGGAACACTACGCACCTGCCCATTACGAGTACGCGTACGACGTTCATGATGACCACACCGGAGACGTGCACGGCCAGAAGGAGTCCTGCAAGGATCACACCACCCAGGGTGAATACTACCTGATCGATGCCGATGGCCACAAGCGCACTGTGACGTACCACGTCGATGGCAAGAGCGGATTCATCGCCCAGGTCCACCGGGAACCGATCAAGGGATACCAGGCACCGCAGCCACAGGTGCACAAGGTGCTGGCCGTCCCGGTGCAGAAGGCGTACTATCACCATTAA